From Longimicrobium sp., a single genomic window includes:
- a CDS encoding Ig-like domain-containing protein, which produces MRYPQYLAAAPLAFLAACGGGGAATTTAPEPPASTFASLALTPTSGTVEVGRTFVLTPQARDGIGNEMAGAPAPAYTSSDPARATVAADGVVTGVAAGTVTITAVLAWGGVTDTATATLTVTPPAAPPTTFTLLALTPDAGTVAAGATLQLQATPKDQAGTALTGLPGASFSTSDATKATVSASGVVTGVSAGTATISAWLTWGGVTRTATALVTVTQVVPTAAAVTGSKAGFSPASVAVAASGTVTWTMTDEEHDVIWDGAAPAGGNIPRITKGSSASRTFAAAGTYAYHCTRHGETGSVVVKTAQTGAPVLTSLSVSPSSGGVQVGGTLQLTATPRDQNGAAMSGLPAASFSTSNPAVATVSAAGVVTGVAAGTATITATVTSGGVAKTGSAAITVTTTAPPPSTSTATVTTPTIAFSPPLVTIQAGGSVTWRISGATHNVTFAGPGPTGGNVPDTSPGGSATRTFPTAGTYDYQCTRHNGMTGRVVVQ; this is translated from the coding sequence ATGCGGTACCCGCAGTACCTGGCAGCAGCGCCGCTGGCCTTCCTGGCGGCGTGCGGCGGCGGCGGCGCGGCCACCACCACCGCCCCCGAGCCCCCCGCCAGCACCTTCGCCTCGCTCGCGCTGACCCCCACCAGCGGCACCGTGGAAGTGGGGCGCACCTTCGTGCTCACCCCGCAGGCGCGCGACGGCATCGGCAACGAGATGGCCGGCGCCCCGGCGCCCGCGTACACCAGCAGCGACCCGGCCAGGGCAACGGTGGCCGCCGACGGCGTGGTGACGGGGGTGGCGGCGGGGACGGTCACCATCACCGCCGTGCTGGCGTGGGGCGGCGTGACGGACACCGCCACGGCCACGCTCACCGTCACCCCGCCCGCCGCGCCGCCCACCACCTTCACCCTGCTGGCGCTCACGCCCGACGCAGGAACGGTCGCGGCGGGGGCCACGCTGCAGCTGCAGGCCACGCCGAAGGACCAGGCGGGGACGGCGCTGACCGGACTTCCCGGCGCGTCGTTCTCCACCAGCGACGCCACGAAGGCCACGGTGAGCGCGTCGGGCGTGGTCACCGGCGTGTCGGCGGGAACGGCGACGATCTCGGCGTGGCTCACCTGGGGCGGCGTCACCCGCACGGCCACGGCGCTGGTCACGGTCACCCAGGTCGTTCCCACGGCGGCGGCGGTCACGGGGAGCAAGGCGGGCTTCTCCCCGGCGTCCGTGGCCGTCGCCGCCTCGGGAACGGTCACGTGGACGATGACCGACGAGGAACACGACGTCATCTGGGACGGCGCGGCGCCCGCGGGGGGAAACATCCCCCGCATCACCAAGGGCAGCTCGGCGAGCCGCACCTTCGCGGCGGCGGGGACGTACGCGTACCACTGCACGCGCCACGGCGAGACCGGCTCGGTGGTGGTGAAGACCGCGCAGACGGGCGCGCCCGTGCTCACCTCGCTCTCCGTATCCCCCTCGTCGGGCGGCGTCCAGGTGGGCGGCACGCTGCAGCTCACCGCCACGCCGCGCGACCAGAACGGCGCGGCGATGTCCGGGCTCCCCGCGGCGTCGTTCTCCACCAGCAATCCCGCGGTCGCCACGGTCAGCGCGGCGGGCGTGGTGACGGGCGTGGCCGCGGGAACGGCGACCATCACCGCCACCGTCACCTCGGGCGGCGTGGCGAAGACGGGGAGCGCCGCCATCACCGTCACCACCACCGCGCCGCCGCCGAGCACCTCCACGGCAACGGTGACCACGCCCACGATCGCCTTCTCCCCGCCGCTCGTGACCATCCAGGCGGGCGGGAGCGTGACGTGGCGGATCTCCGGGGCCACGCACAACGTGACCTTCGCCGGCCCCGGCCCCACCGGCGGCAACGTGCCCGACACCTCGCCGGGCGGCAGCGCGACCC